The DNA region CTCCTTGATTCATAGTTTTCCACATTGTCCACAGAGTTGTTCACATATCGTACAAAAACCGACTTGTATAGCTAGTTTACATAATGTATTTAATTGTGATATCTGAACACCTCTATTTTACTGGGTTTAGCCACCATTTATAGCTTTATCAGCCATGTCGATAATGTTATACACCATCTTATCCACACTTTACACATTTGTTGCACTATGTATATCTTTTTCTAGGAAAGCCTTTATTTATAAGGCTTTTTAATTTTTTTTCCCTATTTCCTCTTGACTTATTGTTCATAGTTCTATATCATTATACTCCCCATCGTATAATATATGCTATGATGGTATAATAAATATTAAGTTATGCACATATAGTGCATTGGTTTACATAATGTGGGAAGGGGTTCATATGAGTCAAATAAATTTGTTATCTCAAAATATTCATCAACATACGCTCATAAACAACCTATTCATTGACCATTATATGCCTAAATCCAATGGAGATTATGTGAAAGTCTATTTATATTTACTTAGATTGATTTGTAGCAATCAAACTGCTTTTACAACCAAACAAATAGCAAAGCAATTACATCTGATTGAATCCGATGTTATACGTGCTATAAACTATTGGGATGAGCTTAAGGTCATTGAAGTTCAGTTTGAGGATGATCTGATTACTTCTATCGGTTTATTAAGTCTTGAAAAAACTGAGGATACTGTTATTTCTTCTGATAAGTCTAAGAAAAATAAGGCCAATACCCCAAAACCAAAACTCTACGAGAGACCGGAATATACCATGGAAGAGATTGCAGCTATAGCAAGTCAAATCGAGTTTCAACAGCTTATATACATCACTGAAAAATACTTGGGCAAGCAACTCACTCAAGTTGATGTCAATATTTTAGTCGGTTTTATGGATTGGTTAGGTCTGAACATTGAAGTAGTCGAATATCTCATTGAATATTGTGCATCCAACGAGCATCGCCATATGAATTATATTGAGAAAGTAGCTATGGATTGGTCAGATAAAGGCATACGCACAGTGCAACAGGCGAAAGATTTGACAGAGAACTTTAATAAAAACTATTATAAGATCTTTAAGGCCTTAGGCTTATCTGGCCGAAACCCTACACCTGCTCAGATAAAACTCATGGAAAAATGGCTGGTTGAATACAATTTTGCAATCGAAGTCATTGTAATAGCCTGCGAGAAAACGATTGAGGCTATTAATAAACCAGAACTGAAATATGTAGATACAATTTTGACCAATTGGCAAAACAAAGGCGCAAAATCTATAAATGCTGTAAAAGAATTAGATGTGCAATTTAAATCCGGCCAAGCCGAGAAACAAGCGACCAAAAAAGAGGTGGCACCAAAAACCAGCAACCGATTTCACAATCATAACCAACGTCAATATGACCACGATCTAATTGAAAAGCGTATGCGACAGATGATTGAAGTCGAAACCGTGGAAAAGAGGACTTAGTATGGGTCTTACAAGATCACAGTTTAAACACATCCTAAATATTATCGACCAACGTCGTTTAAAAAATCAACAGATACATTATGCCAGAAAAGATAAGGTTTATAAAGCTTACCCTATACTTCAGACCATAGATGAACAAATCTCTTCCTTATCTGCCTCATTAACACGGCAGATTGTGGAAAACCCTAAGAAGAGACAAGAACTCTTGACAGATCTGCAAGAAAAAATCAACCGATTATCTTTGCAGAAAAAAGAAACCTTATTAGATGCAGGTTATCCAAGTGATTACCTTGCACCAATCTATGATTGTGAGGATTGTAAAGATACCGGCTATATCGATCACGCTAAATGTCATTGTCTCAACCAAGAAATCATTAACTTTTCCTATGAACAAAGTCATTTAAATGCCATTTTGCAAAAAGAAAACTTTGACAATTTCTCTCTTGACCATTATAGTAGTGAAGTAGATAAAAATATTGGTAAATCACCACGAGAGATTGCGGCCTTTAATTATAAGATCTGCTACAGCTTTGCTGAACATTTTGACACAAAATATAATAATCTTATTCTCTACGGTCAAGCTGGTCTTGGTAAGACATATTTATGTAACTGTATCGCAAAGTCACTCCTTGATACCGGTCATACGGTTATCTATCTGACGGCTTTTGGCTTATTTAAGCTCCTTGAGACTTACCGCTTCCATAACGAAGAAGGCCATGTAACATTAGATGAGATTCAAAATCTCTATGAATGTGATTTACTCATCATTGATGACCTTGGTACTGAGATTAACAATGCTTTTACTACGTCTGAACTGTTTAACATCATCAATTCACGTATGCTGGACAAAAAGCATGTTGTCATCTCTACCAACTTACCGCCCAGTGCATGGAGCAACCAGTATACCGATCGTATTGTTTCACGAATTTATGGTAATTACTTATCTGTAGGCTTTATCGGTTCCGATATCCGCTTGCAAAAGTTTTTATAAATCTAGTATGAGCACGCATAGTTCAATTGGATAGAGCGTCTGACTTCGGATCAGAATGTTGTGGGTTCAAGTCCTACTGCGTGCGCTAAAGAAAAAAGCTGTAAAACCTTGATTCTATAAGGGTTTACAGCTTTTTTTATTGGGAATCAAATGATTCAGCTTGTAACCACCAGTCGCCCATGCTAGAATATAACTGTTGAAATCTTTCAGCTGGCTGATTAAATGGATGATTTTTATGCACCTTCAGGACATACTTACAAGGGGTCATAATCGTATGAATGTTGGATTTAATAATGAAATTTCACCAATAACACTCCGTATAAAAGATGCTAAAAAGGAAAAATCCTATCAATATCATTGTAACTCAAGTTCACTTCTATGGTTTCGATTAGCCATCGTTTTAGGTGTTACTCTCTATTTGAGCTTTTGTATTGTCGATTATTTTTTATTCAGCACGTTGCTATTTGATTTTCTAAAAATACGCTTGTTTATTGTTTTACCCGTAGTGATTCTCTCTTTTATACTAACGTATTGGCGTGATTATCCAAAGTATGCCCAATGGATTAATATATTTGCAATCGTTGTATCAAGCTCTGGTATTATCGGCATGGCTATCATCGGCCGTCAACATCCTGAGATCTCAAGAAGCTATGCAGGACTGGTACCGTATTTTCTTTACATTTATGCCTTTTTAAGAATAAGGTTTGTACATGGAACAATTATTGGTACAAGTTTATATATTATATATACCTTGGTTGAATGGTATATCTTAAAAACGCCATTTAATATTTTTATTGCAAATACCTTTTATATGGGCGCATCTAATTTTGCAGGTATATTGATTTCATATTTACTAGAATATCAAGGCAAAAATGAATATCTGTTACAGGAAAAGTTAGAAAAACTTACATTAACAGACGCTATGACCGGACTTTATAATAGGTATTATTATAATAATTATTCTTGCAAAGATATTCAACGTTTCCTAGACGGCATAAAGAAAGGTAATATTAGAGAACGGCGTTCTTCGAATATCACCCCTACAAATTATGGTCTCGTATTGCTTGATATTGACCATTTCAAAAAAATAAATGATACTTATGGCCACGATATTGGAGACTCTGTTCTCATTAATCTTGCAGAACTTCTTAAAAAACAAGTTTGCAATAGTGATGATATTTTGCGTTGGGGTGGTGAAGAGTTTTTAATTATACTCAAATCAATCCAAAATGATGATTTAGGCTCATTTGTTAGAAAAATAGGCAGCTGTATCGAAAATCTTGAATTTCACTTGCCCGACGGCACAATGATTCAAACTAAATGTTCGATTGGATGCTTATCCATACCCTTTGGTGATGTTGATAACCTTGATAAATTGATTAAGTATACTGATGATGCACTGTATAGATCAAAAAAAAGCGGCAGAAACAAAGGGTATCAAGCAACATTTAGTAAGGGTACATGTAAATTTATTGAACTTATGTGGCATTGACCCCTTACTCTTCACCACACGAAAATGAAACAACACCACTTAGACCACTCAGTTCTACAATCAATTTGTCAATAAAATGATCCAAAATCATGGCATGGATCACAATATTGATATCATCATTGTCCGCTTCCAAAAAACTGGTTTGACCATAGACAATGTTGATATCCCTTACAACAATCTCGTACTTATCCATGATTTTATGAATGGCTTTTATTTGCCCATTCTCTTCTTTCAAACGAATAAGAATCTCATAGTTCATTTTTTCGGCCTTAATATCTTCCATACATCTTAGATTATGTAAGATATAATACACAACAATACTAATAATCATACTGGTTAAATACATACCAGACCCAATCGCTAAACCAATACAAGCCACAACCCAAAGCGAAGCTGCAGTTGTTAGTCCCTTAACTGAAAACTTGTCCCTGATGATGGTACCGGCACCTAGGAAACCAATACCGCTTATAACTTGAGCACCAAGTCTAGCTGGGTCAGAATTCACGACCGTATGATACTCTTCGAAAATGCTAAATGAGGTGATCATAACTAGTGCCGATCCCATACATACCAGAGCGTAGGTTCTAAGACCTGCCGGTCTATTACGACTCTCCCGCTCCCATCCAATGGTTGACCCAATGACACAAGCCAAAAATATGGTAAACATACTCTTAATCAATGCATTCAAGTCAACACCATAATCCAATAATTGAAGCCTTGGTAAATCTATCAGAAGCAAAACTCCTGTAATCACTGTTAATAAACTGATAACCAAAAAGGCCGGAATATTCCATATATGACTTTTATTACTTCCATTTATTATCGCACTTTGTTGGCTCTTATGGATCATACTTAAACACCCTACCTTTCCAATTTAATACATATCAACGCAATACAAAAGAAACCTTCTTTCTTCATCATATAAAGTCTCGCTGATCTTCAGTTTTTTTGTCGAACTACCGTTGTCATATCTGTTATCGTTACTATATCTCTTTTGCACAAAAACGACAATCGACTATTCTATTTTTTTGTCTAAAAAAAAGAACTTACTTTTATAAACCAAGCTTTTTTATATCAACCGCTTAGAGTGTGACCCAAAGTAAAAGCCAACAGATATGTAAGCATCCGTTGGCTCTCGTTTAAGCATTTTATATGGATAAGCTATTATTCCTCTGCTATCATTTTATGCAATCTCAATACGGTCATAAAAGCTTGCTGCCGTTGAAAACCACCTTTGGGATCGAATCGATTCTCACCAATACCACCCATAATCTTGGTGTCAAACATATATCCAATATAGGGTTTGGCCCATTCTGATATGAGTGACGCATCTTCAAAAACCGGTAGTGTTGCATCTGTCTCCATATTCAGTGCAGTAGCAGTAGCTGTAAGCATTTTTGCAGCTTGCTCTCTCGTAATAGGATTCATAGGGTCAAAAGTTGTTTCTGAAGTGCCTTCAACAATGCCTAGGGCATAAGCTGCTAATATATCTCTTCTAGATGTCTCCGTTAAGGCTAATACATCTACAAATGGTGATGTAGACGGCATTTCCACCTCCATCGAATCTAAATAGGCTTCAATGGTCATACCCATTGTTACTTCAATGCTTGCTATAGCCAGTGTACAAAACTCACTTCTGTTTATGGTTTTAGCATAGTCATCTTGAAGTATCATGGGTATCAAAGCAATATTCTCTGCTTGTCGAACTTCAGCCAAAGCCCATGATGCGGGAACATCCACAAGACCTGTTGCTGTTTGTCTTAATACATTCTGAGTATTATGAAGCGCTTTATAGACTCCGTCTTTTCTACCGCCTGTCCACAATGTGCCATCCGACTTTAAAACCACTTGATGTTGATAGCCCGCAGTCATATTGTAGACTTCCGTTGTCCATATTACAGGAGATGGAAGAGGGTTCATACCTAGGCCAAAGTTACTGTTTTTACCCCATGTCCATAGTGTATAGTCTTTTTTTATTGCATAAAACTCAGAATCTCGTATTGCAACATGCATAACAAGATCCATGACTTTTATCGGTTTAAGTACAGGACCATTAATCACTTTTGTACCATCA from Petrocella atlantisensis includes:
- a CDS encoding DnaD domain protein, which encodes MSQINLLSQNIHQHTLINNLFIDHYMPKSNGDYVKVYLYLLRLICSNQTAFTTKQIAKQLHLIESDVIRAINYWDELKVIEVQFEDDLITSIGLLSLEKTEDTVISSDKSKKNKANTPKPKLYERPEYTMEEIAAIASQIEFQQLIYITEKYLGKQLTQVDVNILVGFMDWLGLNIEVVEYLIEYCASNEHRHMNYIEKVAMDWSDKGIRTVQQAKDLTENFNKNYYKIFKALGLSGRNPTPAQIKLMEKWLVEYNFAIEVIVIACEKTIEAINKPELKYVDTILTNWQNKGAKSINAVKELDVQFKSGQAEKQATKKEVAPKTSNRFHNHNQRQYDHDLIEKRMRQMIEVETVEKRT
- a CDS encoding ATP-binding protein, whose product is MGLTRSQFKHILNIIDQRRLKNQQIHYARKDKVYKAYPILQTIDEQISSLSASLTRQIVENPKKRQELLTDLQEKINRLSLQKKETLLDAGYPSDYLAPIYDCEDCKDTGYIDHAKCHCLNQEIINFSYEQSHLNAILQKENFDNFSLDHYSSEVDKNIGKSPREIAAFNYKICYSFAEHFDTKYNNLILYGQAGLGKTYLCNCIAKSLLDTGHTVIYLTAFGLFKLLETYRFHNEEGHVTLDEIQNLYECDLLIIDDLGTEINNAFTTSELFNIINSRMLDKKHVVISTNLPPSAWSNQYTDRIVSRIYGNYLSVGFIGSDIRLQKFL
- a CDS encoding GGDEF domain-containing protein, producing the protein MNVGFNNEISPITLRIKDAKKEKSYQYHCNSSSLLWFRLAIVLGVTLYLSFCIVDYFLFSTLLFDFLKIRLFIVLPVVILSFILTYWRDYPKYAQWINIFAIVVSSSGIIGMAIIGRQHPEISRSYAGLVPYFLYIYAFLRIRFVHGTIIGTSLYIIYTLVEWYILKTPFNIFIANTFYMGASNFAGILISYLLEYQGKNEYLLQEKLEKLTLTDAMTGLYNRYYYNNYSCKDIQRFLDGIKKGNIRERRSSNITPTNYGLVLLDIDHFKKINDTYGHDIGDSVLINLAELLKKQVCNSDDILRWGGEEFLIILKSIQNDDLGSFVRKIGSCIENLEFHLPDGTMIQTKCSIGCLSIPFGDVDNLDKLIKYTDDALYRSKKSGRNKGYQATFSKGTCKFIELMWH
- a CDS encoding MgtC/SapB family protein, whose protein sequence is MIHKSQQSAIINGSNKSHIWNIPAFLVISLLTVITGVLLLIDLPRLQLLDYGVDLNALIKSMFTIFLACVIGSTIGWERESRNRPAGLRTYALVCMGSALVMITSFSIFEEYHTVVNSDPARLGAQVISGIGFLGAGTIIRDKFSVKGLTTAASLWVVACIGLAIGSGMYLTSMIISIVVYYILHNLRCMEDIKAEKMNYEILIRLKEENGQIKAIHKIMDKYEIVVRDINIVYGQTSFLEADNDDINIVIHAMILDHFIDKLIVELSGLSGVVSFSCGEE
- a CDS encoding S-layer homology domain-containing protein, which codes for MKRIITMILIFTLTLTMNTNIKIHAMGESNFIAAGWGTTFFIKDDGSLWGYGKNDQGLLNSDLAYIDEPKQLLEDVKSISVNRYAVLIVKNDNTLWYWGRLPGHTKTAIPIKILDGVVMATLDGYNNQLIFVLKADGTLLQFNKTMFEPVAHNSKVKFITIGGYNRFFINEANELWGWNDVSSTTYGALGVGHTEPVQQPVKILEEVDYVVGDLTTTMIVRKDGTLWMSGSGYLGKFYDGTKVINGPVLKPIKVMDLVMHVAIRDSEFYAIKKDYTLWTWGKNSNFGLGMNPLPSPVIWTTEVYNMTAGYQHQVVLKSDGTLWTGGRKDGVYKALHNTQNVLRQTATGLVDVPASWALAEVRQAENIALIPMILQDDYAKTINRSEFCTLAIASIEVTMGMTIEAYLDSMEVEMPSTSPFVDVLALTETSRRDILAAYALGIVEGTSETTFDPMNPITREQAAKMLTATATALNMETDATLPVFEDASLISEWAKPYIGYMFDTKIMGGIGENRFDPKGGFQRQQAFMTVLRLHKMIAEE